Proteins from a single region of Thiomicrorhabdus sp. Kp2:
- a CDS encoding EAL and HDOD domain-containing protein: MQAQLFLNKQPILDAKQVLYGYHLSLELVNDVDPSKVEWESVMKAFCEDIAKQDGMSALTSNKPIFYRAPIEVLTLDWLPKVDDLSMVTVEVTLANLRDKTVVASLKEVIKAGARVAVLGYENSDAYKKLLTIAKTVKLDAKEFSAEEAKTIVSALNLQQVNSVICGLETEEEFAEYAQAKATFYQGYFFTNPVISGQKELSGSKLAMLKLLAEVNDPDVEFDKIVQTVGSDVGLTHKLLSAINHPNNNIPQVIETLKDAVNFMGLKRLKFWVNMMVLSEANDVPKELLTTALVRAKFMEVLAEKQGKTTDKDRYFMTGMFSTLNAFLKASMVDIVGQLPLSSEVKVALVDHSGDMGKALFVVRSLEQGNANMGGSGIDIMLVSSAYMSANSWAYKTMNGLEAA, from the coding sequence ATGCAAGCACAACTTTTCTTAAATAAACAACCTATACTCGATGCTAAGCAAGTACTTTATGGTTATCACCTATCGCTTGAGTTAGTGAATGATGTTGATCCATCTAAGGTTGAATGGGAAAGTGTTATGAAAGCGTTTTGTGAAGATATTGCTAAACAAGACGGCATGAGTGCGCTCACCTCAAATAAACCTATTTTTTACCGTGCCCCCATTGAGGTTTTAACGCTGGATTGGTTACCAAAAGTGGATGACCTCTCCATGGTTACCGTTGAAGTAACGTTAGCAAACCTACGTGATAAAACGGTGGTAGCTTCCCTAAAAGAGGTGATTAAAGCGGGTGCAAGGGTAGCCGTTTTAGGTTATGAAAATAGTGATGCTTACAAAAAGCTATTAACCATTGCCAAAACGGTTAAGTTAGATGCCAAAGAATTTTCGGCAGAAGAAGCTAAAACCATTGTAAGTGCGTTGAATTTACAGCAAGTTAATAGCGTTATTTGTGGCTTAGAAACAGAAGAGGAGTTTGCTGAATACGCACAGGCCAAAGCGACTTTTTATCAAGGTTACTTCTTTACTAATCCTGTTATTTCTGGGCAAAAAGAATTGTCGGGCAGTAAGTTAGCGATGCTTAAACTATTGGCTGAGGTGAATGATCCAGATGTCGAGTTTGATAAAATTGTGCAAACCGTAGGTTCTGATGTTGGTTTAACTCATAAGTTATTAAGTGCGATAAACCACCCAAATAATAATATTCCGCAGGTGATTGAAACTCTAAAAGATGCAGTGAATTTTATGGGATTAAAACGTCTTAAATTTTGGGTGAATATGATGGTGCTGTCAGAGGCCAATGATGTACCTAAAGAGCTATTAACCACCGCCTTAGTGCGCGCCAAGTTTATGGAAGTATTGGCTGAGAAACAAGGCAAAACAACCGATAAAGACCGCTACTTTATGACAGGCATGTTCTCAACCTTAAATGCGTTTTTAAAAGCCTCTATGGTCGATATCGTGGGGCAATTGCCATTATCATCTGAGGTAAAAGTAGCCTTGGTTGACCACTCTGGCGATATGGGTAAAGCGTTATTTGTGGTGCGCTCTCTTGAACAGGGTAATGCCAATATGGGCGGTAGTGGTATTGATATTATGTTAGTTTCTTCAGCTTATATGAGTGCCAACTCTTGGGCCTATAAAACCATGAATGGTCTGGAAGCGGCCTAG
- a CDS encoding M48 family metallopeptidase yields MFALKSLKNSLLPELPTEYQVGDLSLPIVLSARRKSIAIKYRQGQLCLEIPKAIKPSQLSRILQKNQQWLLRRVADLAEMTTPIFSGEQGQPITFFGQNYQCEWQVNTQAETQANTQRIELCEKSQRAKFFLANLKSDKQTAEQCCKATALYYKEKAYHYLDPKLDFYAQKMGVQYHSLTVKGYKSRWGSCYSDGRIQFNWRLMQAPEWVIDYVVVHELAHLVHANHSRDFWNLVEQHYPKTKQAKQVLKQQGREWISFLS; encoded by the coding sequence ATGTTTGCACTCAAATCGCTTAAAAATTCGTTACTGCCTGAGTTGCCAACAGAGTATCAAGTTGGCGACTTGAGTTTGCCTATTGTTTTGTCGGCAAGACGAAAATCGATTGCGATTAAATATCGCCAAGGTCAACTATGTTTAGAAATACCTAAAGCGATTAAACCCAGTCAATTAAGCCGCATTTTACAAAAAAATCAACAATGGTTATTACGCCGAGTGGCCGATTTGGCAGAAATGACAACCCCTATTTTTAGCGGAGAGCAGGGGCAGCCGATTACCTTTTTTGGGCAAAATTATCAATGTGAATGGCAAGTAAATACGCAAGCTGAAACACAAGCTAATACGCAGCGCATTGAACTATGTGAAAAAAGCCAACGAGCTAAGTTTTTTTTGGCAAATTTAAAAAGCGACAAACAAACGGCTGAACAGTGTTGTAAAGCAACAGCGTTATATTACAAAGAAAAAGCCTATCACTACCTAGACCCAAAACTCGATTTTTATGCACAGAAAATGGGGGTGCAATATCACTCTTTAACTGTTAAAGGTTATAAATCGCGTTGGGGTAGTTGCTACTCAGATGGTCGTATTCAATTTAATTGGCGTTTAATGCAAGCGCCAGAGTGGGTGATTGATTATGTGGTGGTTCATGAGTTGGCGCACTTGGTTCATGCCAACCACTCAAGAGACTTTTGGAATTTGGTAGAACAGCATTACCCAAAAACCAAACAGGCTAAACAAGTATTAAAACAACAGGGTCGCGAATGGATTAGTTTTTTAAGCTGA
- a CDS encoding RDD family protein has translation MSENLTTENTVQYAGFWRRFLAYIVDWAVLTVLGIFLVIGYSMFLAFMGNDLGDEASVLMFQAQAKLLTFLMAWLYYAVMESSAKQATLGKLALGIKVTSLQGESISFLRASVRFFSKILSALLFFIGFIMIAFTEKKQGLHDMIAGAIVIKRESSKA, from the coding sequence ATGTCTGAAAATTTAACCACTGAAAATACAGTGCAATATGCGGGATTTTGGCGACGCTTTTTGGCCTATATTGTTGATTGGGCGGTATTAACCGTTTTGGGCATTTTTTTGGTAATTGGCTATTCCATGTTTTTGGCATTTATGGGCAATGACTTGGGTGATGAGGCTTCTGTTTTGATGTTTCAAGCGCAGGCTAAATTGCTCACCTTTTTAATGGCTTGGCTCTATTACGCGGTAATGGAGAGTTCAGCCAAACAAGCCACCTTAGGTAAGCTCGCTTTAGGCATAAAAGTTACCAGTTTGCAGGGTGAGAGCATCAGTTTTTTAAGAGCGAGTGTACGTTTTTTCAGTAAGATTTTATCGGCACTGCTGTTTTTTATTGGTTTTATTATGATCGCCTTTACCGAAAAGAAACAGGGTTTGCATGACATGATTGCTGGCGCAATTGTGATTAAACGTGAATCATCCAAGGCATAA
- a CDS encoding PD-(D/E)XK nuclease family protein, producing MQTIHITANSRLTAEIKQQAILNSSTTVVQTPKVMTLAQWWQEWQTTALLTGELLAAELPKKVLNSFEAQWLWEQLLQDELDRRQQASEDEKSSGNALKPIALLNIHTTAKQLYQAWVLTAEWLPEDWQEQGFLSDEAELFKIVLDNYLTHLKSKNWQDEALLAQQRLHWLTSKQVGVKRLPQSFQLHGFDDLSPNIVAWQKAVESFGVVVEEQAYAPAGDLSNQPMGYYPAQDVFDEAEQAAKWAIESVKKQLQTKTFEQIKVAIVSPNIGEYKSTLIQCLDEQLYLQGLGKLQTQQQKSADATPVKSKLYNLSLGEPLFSVPLIENAWQTLNLFLQADKSVPYQAWSQWLISAYTLGDFALRQQADAQFRRLQWANIKWPKLLDTKAASSLPQALKKAMQNGLSLYELQAKSSVSLKGFIDQAWQVLETLGWPGNRVLNSDEFQQKTAFENSLTQFAKLTEIGGKQSYSKWLSLLKRFLTEQVHQSQSVGHQPIQIMGMLEAGGQTFDDLWIMGLTNEAWPRMPSPNPFIPMQLQRQFALPRSDASRELLYAQTISQRLVASAKKVIWSYPQQTGEALMLPSAILPKADKEHFNVQTYQSQSYQTLSETLLALRDPNEGLQWELDAQGAAIAEGSLAPGGTGILQAQSQCPLMAYIDYRLGAKYGFEQVEDSLQNTNQGTLIHKVLEDFWLETKTQVAMLSLSEEQLIERLTSHIQHAFESLHESLAKGILEVEQSRVLELCLQWMQEESQRSSFAVVETEQEHHITLAGIQFKVIIDRVDEVENQAVILDYKTGKASINNLLKTPLAAPQLAVYLWAVKQDVGGIGYALLHSDDGVKINAIVEEKEVLLEKSRSIQVFSKLAEKEGGDYFETTWADFLDHLKQQVLELAQQIQQGQAQMTFNKLQDMEYAAGKLALRLPEVLQQQSINSLSDEFLEGAE from the coding sequence ATGCAAACCATTCACATCACGGCCAATAGTCGATTAACCGCCGAAATCAAACAGCAAGCGATTCTTAATTCGTCAACAACCGTGGTGCAAACTCCCAAGGTAATGACCTTGGCTCAGTGGTGGCAGGAATGGCAAACCACTGCTTTATTAACGGGTGAATTGTTGGCAGCAGAGTTGCCTAAAAAGGTTTTAAACAGTTTTGAAGCGCAATGGCTTTGGGAACAGCTTTTGCAGGATGAATTGGATAGACGCCAGCAAGCCAGTGAAGATGAAAAGAGCTCTGGCAACGCATTAAAACCGATTGCATTGTTAAATATTCACACAACCGCAAAACAACTCTACCAGGCCTGGGTATTGACTGCCGAATGGTTGCCAGAAGATTGGCAAGAGCAAGGGTTTTTATCTGATGAAGCGGAGCTCTTTAAAATTGTTTTAGACAATTACTTAACCCACCTTAAAAGTAAAAACTGGCAAGATGAAGCCTTGCTTGCCCAGCAACGATTACACTGGTTGACCAGCAAACAGGTTGGTGTTAAACGTTTGCCTCAAAGTTTTCAATTGCATGGTTTTGATGACCTTTCGCCCAATATTGTAGCCTGGCAAAAGGCTGTGGAATCGTTTGGTGTAGTGGTTGAAGAGCAGGCTTATGCACCCGCAGGTGATTTAAGCAATCAGCCAATGGGATATTACCCAGCGCAAGATGTTTTTGATGAAGCTGAACAGGCCGCTAAATGGGCGATTGAGTCGGTAAAAAAACAGTTGCAAACTAAGACGTTTGAACAAATAAAAGTGGCCATTGTCTCGCCCAATATTGGCGAATATAAAAGTACCTTAATTCAGTGTTTAGATGAACAGCTCTATTTACAAGGCCTGGGTAAGTTACAAACTCAACAGCAGAAAAGTGCAGATGCAACGCCAGTAAAATCCAAACTCTATAACCTCTCTTTGGGTGAGCCGCTGTTCTCTGTACCTTTAATTGAAAACGCCTGGCAAACACTCAACCTATTTTTGCAAGCCGATAAAAGTGTGCCTTACCAGGCCTGGAGTCAATGGCTAATTTCAGCTTATACATTGGGTGATTTTGCTTTAAGACAGCAAGCCGATGCGCAATTTAGACGGTTACAGTGGGCTAATATTAAATGGCCAAAACTGCTCGATACCAAAGCGGCAAGCAGCCTGCCACAGGCATTAAAAAAAGCGATGCAAAATGGCTTATCTTTGTATGAGTTACAAGCTAAGAGTAGCGTTTCATTAAAAGGCTTTATTGACCAGGCCTGGCAAGTTCTTGAAACCTTAGGTTGGCCAGGTAACCGCGTATTAAATTCAGATGAGTTTCAGCAAAAAACCGCTTTTGAAAATAGCCTAACCCAATTTGCCAAACTGACTGAAATTGGTGGCAAACAGAGTTATTCAAAATGGCTCAGTTTATTAAAACGTTTCTTAACCGAGCAGGTTCACCAGTCGCAAAGTGTGGGGCATCAACCCATTCAAATTATGGGAATGTTAGAGGCGGGTGGGCAAACCTTCGATGACTTGTGGATTATGGGCTTAACCAATGAAGCCTGGCCAAGAATGCCTAGCCCCAACCCGTTTATACCCATGCAACTGCAACGCCAATTTGCTCTACCAAGAAGTGATGCCAGCCGCGAACTCCTTTATGCACAAACCATTAGCCAGCGTTTAGTCGCCTCGGCTAAAAAAGTTATTTGGAGTTATCCACAGCAAACGGGTGAAGCCTTAATGTTGCCCAGCGCCATTTTGCCAAAGGCGGATAAAGAGCATTTCAATGTGCAAACTTACCAATCGCAATCCTATCAAACATTATCAGAAACGTTATTGGCTTTACGTGACCCTAATGAAGGTTTGCAGTGGGAGTTAGATGCGCAAGGTGCCGCTATTGCCGAAGGAAGCCTTGCGCCTGGTGGAACAGGTATTTTGCAAGCGCAAAGTCAGTGTCCGTTAATGGCTTATATTGATTATCGTTTGGGGGCTAAATACGGTTTTGAACAGGTTGAAGATAGCCTGCAAAACACCAATCAGGGGACTTTAATTCACAAGGTGTTAGAAGATTTTTGGCTAGAAACTAAAACCCAAGTGGCGATGTTATCGCTGAGTGAAGAGCAACTGATTGAACGCTTAACGTCACATATTCAACACGCTTTTGAAAGCCTGCATGAGAGTCTTGCCAAAGGTATTTTAGAGGTTGAGCAGTCTAGGGTATTAGAACTGTGCTTGCAGTGGATGCAAGAGGAGTCACAACGCAGTAGTTTTGCGGTTGTTGAAACCGAGCAAGAACATCATATTACCTTAGCTGGCATTCAGTTTAAGGTGATTATTGATCGTGTGGATGAAGTGGAAAACCAAGCGGTTATTTTAGATTACAAAACAGGTAAGGCTTCCATTAACAATCTGTTAAAAACGCCATTAGCCGCACCTCAATTAGCGGTATATTTATGGGCAGTCAAACAAGATGTGGGTGGGATTGGTTACGCCTTATTGCACTCAGATGATGGTGTGAAAATTAATGCCATTGTTGAAGAAAAAGAGGTACTTCTTGAGAAGAGCCGCAGCATTCAGGTGTTTTCTAAACTGGCTGAAAAAGAGGGGGGCGACTATTTTGAAACCACCTGGGCCGATTTTTTAGACCACTTAAAGCAGCAAGTTTTAGAGCTGGCGCAGCAAATTCAACAAGGCCAAGCACAAATGACCTTTAACAAGTTACAAGATATGGAATACGCGGCAGGTAAATTGGCGTTACGACTGCCAGAGGTGTTACAGCAACAGAGCATCAACAGCTTATCCGATGAATTTCTTGAGGGGGCTGAATAA
- a CDS encoding exodeoxyribonuclease V subunit beta — translation MQQNEMFGSGEFISDCFETSNQYSNDLESTNPIAWLQTHFNLQLDSKLPDGEARFKGVHPHHSYIVQAPAGSGKTSLLAQRFLALLSQVDSPEKIVAMTFTKKAAAEMRERIIEALMLGKEPLPEQASIVEKNTWQLAQKALQQDAQQQWFLLENPNRLRIKTIDGLNSYLVGQMPLLSKMGGQSQLLQDATPAYQEAVRQVLKMEALEEPVGRLLRLVNGRFNRAENLLIGMLAKRDQWMRTLLQYQGDEAREVLESAIEEIVSKLLAEQFAALYYLKPAFEEACQIADYAVQNDQPQLAVLCGAWPIAEDSSEVDKWRVLADWLLTKEGTVRKSVTKNNGFPAGKGEAKEHKERFLDVLEQVRVAVANHAEVLPGLVTLRDLPQPDYSDSQWQDLQWLIQLLTMSAAYLKLVFQQSGQADYIEIAQAASQALGSDLEPTDLAQQLDYQIQHLLVDEFQDTSSEQFKLLKQLIAGWQVDDGRTLFLVGDPMQSIYRFREAEVGNFLKAWQGQIGNVSLKQLNLKVNFRSSAGVVNWVNQAFKKVLPKENAIEKGAVTYSDSIAFSEDNAPAVNTHWALNQSAEAEALQILTVIQNRLQTFALAETALNENEREAYRKKHKIAILGRSRSSLMGIAKLLKQHQIGFRAVDLENLAERQEVQDVLALSRALLHLADRAAWIALLRSPMVGLDLKDIYTLIGDMPYQAVWSAILRCKCDQTELNTNYQAWCFDKLPGLSDIGQARLEHAVPILENALKRLGSVGFATLIRETWLQLDGAQTVENAVALENVDVFCQTIANSDAPVIDLQQLEKQVESLFARPDSSPESQSIELMTMHKSKGLEFDTVILPGLGRKPRGDDAALVSWFQFLSDAGEEQLVIAPIDQKGTANSGLRNLLKSFESEKQNYELGRLLYVAVTRAKQQLHLFGQIKYQPSDKQLASDEIVIAPTKDSLLQSLWPFVSEDFILLAKAYEPIDEAQSDSEQAWPKVSRLPINRQGFAEFYPQLASDFAPLLNRTASAQKTAIDSAENTAELEEKSNLPGLVFSQQNAILNTTVGNLVHAIFEQMVEEGAANWSADTLQNRLEIYELWLLQQGLPEEDLPEAIRRVKQSVLNGLQNNQLTWALSHHHLESATEYALTSIEEGIIANHIVDRTFVDETGTRWIVDYKTSVNDSENMDAFIQKQTEKYQPQLQRYGELFNQLENRPQKWVLYFSYLDIWHELN, via the coding sequence ATGCAACAGAATGAAATGTTTGGCTCTGGTGAGTTTATTTCTGATTGTTTTGAAACGAGCAATCAATACTCAAACGACTTAGAATCGACCAACCCCATTGCATGGCTACAAACACACTTTAATTTGCAACTAGATAGCAAACTCCCAGATGGCGAAGCGCGTTTTAAAGGCGTTCATCCTCATCACTCCTATATTGTGCAAGCGCCTGCAGGTTCGGGTAAAACGTCATTGTTGGCTCAGCGTTTTTTGGCGCTACTTTCACAAGTGGATTCACCCGAAAAAATTGTGGCCATGACCTTTACCAAAAAAGCCGCAGCGGAGATGCGTGAGCGAATTATTGAAGCACTTATGCTTGGTAAAGAACCTTTGCCAGAACAAGCGAGTATTGTTGAAAAAAACACCTGGCAACTTGCTCAAAAAGCATTGCAACAAGATGCTCAACAACAGTGGTTTTTACTTGAGAATCCCAACCGTTTGCGCATTAAAACCATTGACGGTTTAAACAGTTATTTAGTGGGGCAGATGCCATTGCTCTCTAAAATGGGCGGGCAGTCGCAACTATTGCAAGACGCTACCCCTGCTTATCAAGAAGCGGTGCGCCAAGTATTAAAAATGGAGGCTTTAGAAGAGCCAGTTGGCCGTTTATTGCGTTTGGTCAACGGGCGTTTTAACCGTGCCGAAAACCTATTGATTGGTATGTTAGCTAAACGTGACCAGTGGATGCGAACCCTATTGCAATACCAAGGTGATGAAGCCAGAGAGGTTCTAGAATCGGCCATTGAAGAGATTGTAAGTAAACTATTAGCTGAGCAATTTGCCGCCTTATATTACCTAAAACCCGCCTTTGAAGAAGCCTGCCAAATTGCCGATTATGCGGTACAAAATGACCAACCACAATTGGCGGTTTTATGCGGTGCTTGGCCAATTGCTGAAGACAGCTCAGAGGTAGATAAATGGCGAGTGTTAGCCGATTGGTTGTTGACCAAAGAGGGAACGGTTCGCAAAAGTGTGACTAAAAACAATGGTTTTCCTGCAGGTAAAGGCGAAGCTAAAGAGCACAAAGAGCGGTTTTTAGATGTATTAGAGCAGGTTCGTGTGGCAGTAGCTAATCATGCAGAGGTTTTACCAGGCCTGGTAACTTTAAGAGACCTACCTCAACCCGATTATAGCGACAGCCAGTGGCAAGATTTACAGTGGTTAATTCAATTATTAACCATGAGTGCGGCCTATTTAAAACTGGTTTTTCAGCAGAGCGGGCAAGCCGATTACATCGAAATCGCCCAAGCAGCGAGCCAAGCATTAGGTTCAGATTTAGAACCGACCGATTTGGCGCAACAACTTGATTATCAAATTCAACATTTGTTGGTGGATGAATTTCAAGATACCAGTAGTGAGCAGTTTAAACTGCTTAAACAGCTGATTGCGGGCTGGCAGGTGGACGATGGCCGCACGCTATTTTTGGTGGGTGACCCCATGCAATCCATCTACCGTTTTCGTGAAGCGGAGGTGGGTAATTTCTTAAAAGCGTGGCAAGGGCAGATTGGTAATGTGAGCCTTAAACAGCTCAATTTAAAGGTCAACTTCCGTTCATCGGCAGGGGTGGTCAACTGGGTAAACCAAGCCTTTAAAAAAGTACTGCCTAAAGAAAATGCCATTGAAAAAGGGGCGGTAACCTATTCCGATTCTATTGCCTTCTCGGAAGATAATGCGCCAGCAGTGAATACCCACTGGGCTTTAAATCAATCGGCTGAAGCGGAAGCTTTACAGATTCTGACGGTAATTCAAAACCGATTACAGACTTTTGCATTAGCCGAAACAGCGCTCAATGAAAATGAACGAGAAGCCTATCGTAAAAAACATAAAATTGCGATTTTGGGGCGCTCGCGTTCCAGTTTAATGGGCATTGCAAAGCTGTTAAAACAGCATCAAATTGGGTTTAGAGCGGTTGATTTAGAAAACCTGGCAGAGCGCCAAGAGGTGCAAGATGTGTTGGCGTTAAGTCGTGCCTTACTGCACTTGGCCGATAGAGCGGCTTGGATCGCGTTATTACGTTCACCCATGGTTGGTTTGGATTTAAAAGATATTTACACACTGATTGGGGATATGCCTTATCAGGCGGTTTGGTCTGCCATTTTGCGTTGTAAATGTGATCAAACCGAGTTAAATACTAATTACCAGGCCTGGTGTTTTGATAAGTTACCAGGCCTGTCAGATATTGGGCAAGCACGTTTAGAACATGCAGTTCCGATTTTAGAAAATGCGCTAAAACGTTTGGGCAGTGTCGGTTTTGCCACCTTAATTCGTGAAACTTGGCTACAACTGGATGGCGCACAAACTGTAGAGAATGCGGTGGCACTGGAAAACGTTGACGTTTTTTGCCAAACCATCGCCAATAGTGATGCCCCAGTGATTGATTTACAGCAGTTAGAAAAACAGGTAGAGAGCCTATTTGCTCGACCAGACTCGTCACCAGAGAGTCAAAGTATTGAGTTAATGACTATGCATAAATCAAAAGGGCTAGAGTTTGATACGGTCATCTTACCAGGCCTGGGTAGAAAACCGCGTGGTGATGATGCGGCCTTGGTTTCGTGGTTTCAGTTCTTGAGTGATGCGGGTGAAGAGCAGTTGGTGATTGCTCCGATTGACCAAAAAGGAACAGCCAATTCTGGCTTACGTAACCTGTTAAAAAGTTTTGAATCGGAAAAGCAAAATTATGAACTAGGGCGTTTGCTCTATGTGGCGGTAACACGCGCCAAACAGCAATTACATCTCTTTGGGCAAATTAAATACCAACCCAGTGATAAACAACTCGCCAGTGATGAGATAGTTATTGCCCCTACAAAAGACAGTTTATTGCAAAGCCTATGGCCATTTGTGAGTGAGGATTTTATTCTATTAGCCAAAGCCTATGAACCGATTGATGAAGCGCAAAGCGATAGCGAACAAGCTTGGCCAAAAGTGAGTCGTTTACCGATTAATCGTCAAGGTTTTGCCGAGTTTTATCCTCAACTGGCAAGTGACTTTGCGCCCTTGCTTAACCGCACAGCCAGCGCACAAAAAACGGCAATAGACTCAGCAGAAAACACCGCAGAGCTTGAAGAAAAATCCAATCTTCCAGGCCTGGTATTTAGCCAACAAAATGCCATATTAAATACCACGGTGGGTAACTTGGTGCACGCCATTTTTGAACAGATGGTAGAAGAGGGTGCCGCAAATTGGTCAGCAGACACCCTACAAAATCGCCTTGAAATATACGAACTATGGCTCTTGCAACAAGGTTTGCCAGAAGAAGATTTACCTGAAGCGATTCGCCGAGTTAAACAGTCAGTTTTAAATGGCTTGCAAAATAACCAGCTCACTTGGGCGTTAAGTCATCATCATCTAGAATCCGCTACTGAATATGCGCTCACCTCCATAGAAGAGGGCATTATCGCCAACCATATTGTGGATAGAACCTTTGTAGATGAGACAGGGACACGCTGGATTGTAGACTACAAGACCAGTGTAAATGACAGTGAGAATATGGATGCATTTATACAAAAACAGACCGAAAAATATCAACCGCAATTGCAACGATACGGTGAACTGTTTAACCAGCTAGAAAACCGCCCACAAAAATGGGTGCTGTATTTTAGTTACTTAGATATTTGGCATGAATTGAATTAA
- a CDS encoding trans-aconitate 2-methyltransferase, producing the protein MEKTQAQILRHHGGDAEHARKMITETYARRHNVDFWEFWNAQMGSAISKGDVLLDLGAGIGQFVEDLAIRYPENTVVGIDAAEYMLTAQVSLPENARMLKDDLNEPTSNIGDNKVASVMANMLVHELPQPINMFKAIHKWLKPGGRFCIIDLVRQPLADYLTHKYPNAELFNNDVNRDEIEDVFEHFLEHNRYHADDIIFMLKSLGFKLIENTPQRDGRFVRIVVEK; encoded by the coding sequence ATGGAAAAAACCCAAGCACAAATTTTACGCCACCACGGTGGTGATGCTGAACATGCTCGTAAGATGATTACCGAAACCTATGCACGTCGTCACAATGTCGATTTTTGGGAGTTTTGGAATGCACAAATGGGCAGTGCAATCAGCAAAGGTGATGTTCTTTTAGACTTAGGTGCAGGCATAGGACAATTTGTGGAAGACTTGGCGATTCGTTACCCAGAGAACACGGTTGTAGGCATTGATGCCGCCGAGTATATGTTAACCGCTCAAGTGAGTTTGCCAGAAAACGCTCGTATGCTAAAAGACGACTTAAACGAGCCAACATCAAACATTGGCGATAACAAAGTGGCCAGTGTAATGGCCAATATGTTGGTGCACGAATTACCGCAACCTATCAATATGTTTAAGGCTATTCACAAGTGGCTAAAACCAGGCGGGCGGTTTTGTATTATCGATTTAGTTCGCCAACCATTAGCGGACTATTTAACCCACAAATATCCAAATGCCGAGTTGTTTAATAACGATGTGAACCGTGATGAAATTGAAGACGTGTTTGAACACTTTCTAGAGCACAACCGATACCATGCCGATGATATTATTTTTATGCTCAAATCATTAGGTTTCAAACTAATCGAAAACACCCCGCAACGTGATGGGCGGTTTGTGCGTATTGTGGTTGAGAAGTAG